One genomic region from Jilunia laotingensis encodes:
- the prmA gene encoding 50S ribosomal protein L11 methyltransferase produces the protein MKYLEFTFTTDPCTETVNDVLAAVLGEAGFESFVESESGLKAYIQQSLYDEKTIESAIMDFPVPDTKISYDFIEAEDKDWNEEWEKNFFQPIVIGDRCVIHSTFHKDVPAAEYDIVINPQMAFGTGHHETTSLIIGELLDSDLKGKSLLDMGCGTSILAILASMRGASPCLAIDIDEWCVRNSIENIELNNISNINVEQGDASALAGKGSFDVIIANINRNILLNDMRQYKACMHPGSELYMSGFYLEDIPVIREEAERNGLTFIHHHEKNRWAAVKFVF, from the coding sequence ATGAAGTATTTAGAGTTCACGTTTACCACCGATCCTTGCACAGAAACAGTTAATGATGTGTTGGCTGCCGTTTTAGGTGAAGCTGGATTTGAAAGTTTCGTTGAGTCCGAAAGCGGTTTGAAAGCTTATATCCAACAATCCTTATACGATGAAAAAACGATCGAGAGTGCTATCATGGACTTTCCGGTACCTGATACAAAAATCTCCTATGACTTCATCGAAGCAGAGGATAAAGATTGGAATGAAGAGTGGGAGAAGAATTTCTTTCAACCGATAGTTATCGGTGATCGTTGTGTGATCCATAGTACATTCCACAAAGATGTTCCGGCAGCCGAATATGATATTGTCATCAATCCACAGATGGCTTTCGGAACCGGGCATCACGAAACGACCAGCCTCATCATTGGTGAATTGCTGGACAGCGATTTAAAAGGAAAATCCCTGCTCGACATGGGGTGCGGGACTTCCATCCTTGCCATTCTTGCCAGTATGAGGGGGGCAAGCCCTTGTTTGGCTATCGACATTGACGAATGGTGTGTACGCAACTCAATAGAAAACATAGAATTGAATAATATATCCAATATCAATGTTGAACAAGGAGATGCGTCTGCATTAGCCGGAAAAGGTTCGTTTGATGTAATAATAGCGAATATCAATCGAAACATACTATTAAACGACATGAGGCAATACAAAGCCTGCATGCATCCGGGGTCAGAACTTTATATGAGTGGTTTCTACCTAGAAGACATCCCCGTGATCCGTGAAGAGGCGGAACGGAACGGGCTGACCTTTATTCATCATCATGAAAAGAATCGTTGGGCTGCGGTGAAATTCGTGTTTTAA
- a CDS encoding glycoside hydrolase family 25 protein: MIPKKPIPPRKTTVARRTPRKAKKPVHRTMPVWLRNVLVIIIVFGFSTTFYYFFIRPYAYRWKPCYGMKEYGICMPCCYDVHGIDISHYQGEIDWPQLLQSRLTDFPIEFIFMKATEGGDLADDAFVQNFTEAGNHGFIRGAYHFFSPKTDPLKQADFFIRTVKLAPGDLPPVLDVEVTGKKTTKELQQSIKRWLDRVEAHYGVKPILYTSYKFKTRYLNDSIFDTYPYWIAHYYVDSVKYEGKWHFWQHTDVGSVPGIGEDVDLNVFNGSLDELKKMTLQ, translated from the coding sequence ATGATTCCTAAAAAGCCTATACCTCCACGCAAGACAACTGTTGCCCGCCGCACTCCCCGGAAGGCAAAGAAGCCTGTCCATCGCACCATGCCCGTATGGCTGCGGAATGTGCTTGTTATTATTATCGTTTTCGGCTTTTCTACTACATTCTATTATTTCTTCATACGGCCATACGCATATCGTTGGAAACCTTGCTACGGCATGAAGGAGTATGGCATTTGTATGCCCTGTTGCTATGATGTACATGGTATTGATATTTCCCATTACCAAGGCGAGATTGACTGGCCGCAACTATTGCAAAGCCGTTTGACGGATTTCCCCATTGAATTTATTTTCATGAAAGCCACGGAAGGGGGCGACCTTGCTGATGATGCTTTTGTGCAAAACTTTACGGAGGCAGGCAATCATGGGTTCATTCGTGGAGCTTATCACTTCTTTTCTCCAAAAACGGATCCGTTGAAACAGGCTGATTTCTTTATACGAACCGTCAAACTGGCTCCTGGCGACCTTCCTCCTGTACTCGATGTGGAAGTGACCGGAAAGAAAACTACGAAGGAATTGCAACAGAGCATTAAGCGTTGGCTCGACAGAGTAGAGGCACATTATGGTGTAAAGCCTATTCTTTATACTTCCTATAAGTTCAAAACACGCTATCTGAATGATTCTATTTTTGATACTTATCCCTATTGGATCGCCCATTATTATGTGGATTCTGTAAAGTACGAAGGGAAATGGCATTTCTGGCAACATACGGATGTAGGCAGTGTGCCGGGGATCGGAGAGGATGTTGATTTGAACGTTTTTAATGGTTCGTTGGACGAGTTGAAGAAGATGACATTACAATAA
- a CDS encoding diphosphate--fructose-6-phosphate 1-phosphotransferase: MTKSALQIARAAYQPKLPKALKGAVKAVEGAATQSVADQEAIKQLFPNTYGMPLIKFEAGEAIQLPAMNVGVILSGGQAPGGHNVISGLFDGIKALNPDSKLYGFILGPGGLVDHNYMELTSDIIDEYRNTGGFDIIGSGRTKLEKEDQFEKGLEILKELGIKALVIIGGDDSNTNACVLAEYYAAKKAGVQVIGCPKTIDGDLKNEMIETSFGFDTACKVYSEVIGNIQRDCNSARKYWHFIKLMGRSASHIALECALQVQPNVCIISEEVEAKDMSLDDVVTYIAKVVADRAAQGNNFGTVLIPEGLVEFIPAMKRLISELNDFLANNAEEFSQIKKSHQRDYIIRKLSPENSAIYASLPEGVARQLSLDRDPHGNVQVSLIETEKLLSEMVATKLATWKAEGKYVGKFAAQHHFFGYEGRCAAPSNYDADYCYSLGYTASMLIANGKTGYMSSVRNTTAPAEEWIAGGVPITMMMNMERRHGEMKPVIQKALVKLEGKPFKAFAALRDQWAMTTDYVYPGPIQYFGPTEVCDQPTKTLQLEQAK, encoded by the coding sequence ATGACTAAAAGTGCATTGCAAATCGCAAGGGCTGCTTACCAGCCCAAACTTCCGAAAGCATTGAAAGGGGCTGTTAAGGCTGTAGAAGGCGCAGCAACCCAATCAGTTGCCGATCAGGAAGCTATCAAACAACTATTCCCCAATACGTATGGTATGCCATTAATCAAGTTCGAAGCCGGAGAAGCTATCCAACTCCCTGCTATGAACGTAGGTGTGATCCTTTCCGGTGGACAAGCTCCGGGCGGACACAATGTGATCTCCGGCCTTTTTGATGGTATCAAAGCTTTGAACCCGGATAGCAAACTGTACGGTTTTATACTTGGACCTGGCGGTTTGGTAGACCACAACTATATGGAACTTACTTCTGACATTATCGATGAATACCGCAATACAGGTGGTTTCGATATCATCGGTTCCGGTCGTACGAAACTGGAAAAAGAAGATCAGTTCGAGAAAGGTCTTGAAATCTTGAAGGAATTGGGTATTAAGGCACTCGTTATCATTGGTGGTGACGACTCTAATACAAATGCTTGCGTGTTGGCTGAGTATTATGCAGCTAAAAAGGCCGGTGTACAGGTGATCGGTTGCCCGAAGACAATCGACGGTGACTTGAAGAACGAAATGATCGAGACTTCTTTCGGCTTTGATACGGCTTGTAAAGTTTACTCGGAAGTAATCGGTAATATTCAACGTGACTGTAACTCTGCCCGTAAGTATTGGCATTTTATCAAATTGATGGGACGTTCGGCATCTCATATCGCATTGGAATGCGCATTGCAGGTTCAACCCAACGTATGTATCATCTCTGAGGAAGTAGAAGCAAAAGACATGTCTTTGGACGATGTTGTGACTTATATTGCTAAGGTGGTTGCCGATCGTGCCGCACAGGGTAACAACTTCGGTACTGTTCTTATTCCTGAAGGTCTTGTAGAGTTTATCCCGGCTATGAAACGTCTGATCTCAGAATTGAACGACTTCTTGGCTAACAATGCCGAAGAGTTCTCACAGATCAAGAAGTCTCATCAACGTGACTATATCATCCGCAAACTATCTCCCGAAAACTCGGCTATCTATGCAAGTCTTCCGGAAGGAGTTGCACGTCAGCTTTCATTGGATCGTGACCCGCATGGAAACGTACAGGTATCACTGATCGAAACAGAAAAACTGCTGTCTGAGATGGTTGCAACGAAGCTGGCCACTTGGAAAGCAGAAGGTAAATATGTAGGCAAGTTTGCCGCTCAACATCACTTCTTCGGTTATGAAGGCCGTTGCGCTGCTCCTTCAAACTACGATGCCGATTATTGTTATTCACTGGGATATACTGCATCTATGCTGATTGCTAACGGTAAGACGGGTTATATGTCATCTGTACGCAACACTACTGCTCCTGCCGAAGAATGGATTGCAGGTGGTGTGCCCATCACGATGATGATGAACATGGAACGTCGTCACGGTGAGATGAAACCGGTTATCCAGAAAGCACTGGTGAAATTGGAAGGCAAACCGTTTAAAGCATTTGCTGCTTTGCGCGACCAATGGGCGATGACTACGGACTATGTATATCCGGGCCCGATCCAGTACTTCGGCCCGACTGAAGTATGCGACCAGCCTACCAAGACTTTGCAGCTTGAACAAGCTAAATAA
- a CDS encoding efflux transporter outer membrane subunit: MKRNTLFIAFALLLMLTAFSSCKVGKSYVRPDLHLPDSLAQRQDSLSFGDRDWWEIYTDSTLRGLITKSLEYNKDMLIAAARVKEMAAQKRISTAALLPDIKGTVTGERELENHGGDDFKRSDTFEAQVLFSWELDLWGNLRWARSASIAEYFQSVEAQRALRMTIVAEVAQAYYELVALDTELDIVKQTLKAREEGVRLARIRFEGGLTSETSYRQSQVELARTATLVPDLERRIALKENDIAFLAGEYPNKIARSGLLQSFNFPKELPVGLPSGLLERRPDVRQAEQKLIAANAKVGVAYTNMFPRISLTGRAGAESTVLSELLKSPYAIMEGALLTPIFGWGKNRAALKAKKAAYEAEVHSYEKTVLNAFKETQNAIVNFNKIKEVYDLRANLERSSKSYIDLAQLQYINGVINYLDVLDAQRGYFDAQIGLSNAIRDELIAVVQVYKALGGGWEKED; the protein is encoded by the coding sequence ATGAAACGAAATACATTATTTATAGCTTTTGCCCTCTTGTTGATGTTGACTGCTTTCTCTTCCTGCAAAGTGGGGAAGAGTTATGTGCGGCCTGATCTTCACCTTCCGGATAGTCTTGCGCAACGGCAAGATTCATTGAGTTTCGGTGATAGAGACTGGTGGGAAATATATACAGATTCCACTCTTCGGGGATTGATTACCAAATCATTGGAATACAATAAGGATATGCTGATTGCTGCTGCCCGTGTGAAGGAGATGGCTGCACAGAAACGAATCTCGACTGCTGCTTTGTTGCCGGATATTAAAGGTACTGTGACCGGTGAACGGGAACTTGAAAACCATGGGGGCGATGACTTTAAACGCAGTGATACATTTGAAGCCCAAGTCTTGTTTTCATGGGAACTGGATCTTTGGGGAAACCTGCGTTGGGCGCGTTCGGCAAGCATTGCGGAATACTTCCAGTCGGTAGAAGCGCAGCGTGCCCTTCGTATGACCATTGTAGCGGAAGTGGCTCAGGCTTATTATGAACTTGTGGCACTCGACACTGAACTTGATATTGTGAAGCAAACTTTGAAGGCCCGTGAGGAAGGGGTGCGTCTGGCTCGCATTCGTTTTGAAGGCGGACTGACATCCGAGACTTCGTACCGCCAATCGCAAGTGGAGCTTGCCCGTACCGCTACCCTTGTGCCTGACCTGGAACGAAGGATTGCCCTTAAGGAGAATGATATTGCCTTTCTTGCCGGAGAATATCCCAATAAAATAGCCCGTAGCGGTTTGCTGCAAAGTTTCAATTTTCCCAAAGAACTGCCGGTTGGGTTGCCTTCCGGTTTGCTTGAGCGTCGTCCGGATGTTCGGCAGGCTGAACAGAAGTTGATTGCCGCCAATGCGAAAGTGGGAGTGGCTTATACGAATATGTTCCCCCGTATTTCACTCACTGGTCGGGCGGGAGCGGAGAGTACCGTACTTTCCGAACTGTTGAAATCACCTTATGCCATCATGGAAGGTGCCTTGTTGACCCCCATTTTCGGTTGGGGAAAGAACCGTGCTGCATTGAAAGCGAAAAAAGCTGCTTATGAGGCAGAGGTGCATAGTTATGAAAAGACCGTGCTGAACGCTTTCAAGGAAACACAGAATGCCATTGTCAATTTCAACAAGATTAAGGAAGTGTATGATCTCCGGGCCAATCTGGAACGTTCGTCCAAGAGTTACATTGATCTTGCCCAGCTACAATACATCAACGGAGTGATCAATTATCTGGATGTACTCGATGCTCAACGTGGGTATTTCGATGCCCAGATAGGCTTGAGCAATGCCATCCGTGATGAACTGATAGCAGTGGTACAGGTATATAAGGCTCTCGGAGGAGGATGGGAGAAGGAAGATTAA